TCAAAGATATATTAATATTAATCTTTTTATCAATTGATTTTCTCTTATCTTCTAATTCTTTTAATAAATTATCTATATTTTTCGATTCTATTATAAAATTTTTATCAATATGCTCTTTATATAAATTGTTAATTCTGTTATTAATTTGAACTCTATCATCAAAAAAATCTACAATATCATTTTTTCCAAGTTTTAATTTTGACTTTAAATATTTAGAGTAATACCAGTATACCCAAAGTAATGATAAATTGGTTGTAACTAATACAATACTAATCCATGTTTTAAAAAAATCTATATTATTAAATAAATAGTTTTTTATCTTTGGTGTAAGAAATAACTCTAATTTAGAAAAATCTGTATTATTAAATAAATAATTCATTAATTTTAATATTTTTTTTAGCATAGGAAATAACTCCCATTCAAAATAATCTATATTATTGAATAAGAAATATATTATTCCTGTTAAAATAATTGGAACTATTAAAATAATTATAATAAATATTCTAGGAAATTTTTGTTTAAAGAAATAATTAGAATTGTGTTTCAATTTTTCTTCTATTAAAGTCTCAATATGAAAGATTTTTGATTTATTTACACCGAACATGAAATACACTCCTCAATCGTAGCCTTTCTTGTTCTTGTATAATAAAGCGACTTCAATCCCAGCCTATGTGCATAAATATAAAGTCTAGCCAAATCTCTAGTGCTGTCCGTACTCTTTGTATACAAAATAGTCGAAATACCTTGATCTACGTGTCTTTGAATTACAGAAATCAGTTTCAAGATATTTTTTTGATCCATATCGTATGCTGACTTATAGAAGAAGTAGTTGTCGTTTGTCAGGTACGGCATTGGGTAGAAAGTTGTGCTGTCTCCGTATTCTCTCACTTCGATTGTGTCAACTACTGGCATTACTGAGGCTGTGGAGTTCATTATGTAGGATGTTGACTGGTTTGGTGCGATTGCCATTCGGTAGGCGTTGTAGACTCCGTGTTTCATTACTTTCTCTTTTAGGTTTGCCCAGTCTTCTTTTGTTGGGATGTAGATTCCTTCAAATAGCTGTTTTATTTTTTCTGTTTGAGGCATGTATTCTTTTGTAATATATTTGTCAAAATAGTTTCCGTTGGCGTATTCAGATTTTTCAAAATCCTTGAAAGTTTCGCCTTTTTCCTTTGCAATTTCCATCGAACGTTCCAATGAATAGAAATTTACCATCATAAAGAATACATTACAGAAGTCAAGCGCTTCCTTGCTTTCATACATAATAAAGTTTTTAGCCAGGTATCCATGCAGGTTCATTGCTCCCAGCCCTACTGAGTGCAGTTCGTCGTTTGCTTTTTTTATTGACGGAACAATATCAATGTTTGTTAAGTCTGATACCATTGTAAGTGAATCAATCGCCGCTTTTGTGGCTTCTTTTACTCTCTTATTTTCCATTACAGTTGCAATATTTAATGAACCTAAATTACATGAAATTCCACGTCTTATCGTGTCTTCCTCATAATATGCATTAATATCTGAAACTTCTGATAATTGCATAATTTCAGTACACAAATTTGAGAACTTAACTGTTCCGATTTCTTTTAATGCGTGTTCCTTATTTGCATTATCTTTAAAGAATAAATAAGGGTACCCGCTTTCCTTTTGCGTTTGAGAAATTTTTACAAGAAGTTCCCTTGCATTTATTTTTTTCTTTTTAACATTTGGATTATCAACCAGTTTTTCATACATTTCATTCATATCCATCTCATCCAGATATTGTCCATATTCTAGGAATACTGTGTGTGGATTGAATGTGTAGCAAACTTCATCTTCCATTGCCAACTGCATAAACTTGTCTGGAACGATAACTCCGATTGACAATGATTTTATCCTAATTTTTTCATCTACATTTATTTTTTTACTATCCAAAAATTCATTAATATCAGAATGGAAGACATTCAAATAAACAGCTCCAGCTCCAGCTCTTTGCCCCAGCTGATTTGCATACGAAAAAATATCCTCCAAAATCTTCATAATTGGTAAAACCCCAGAAGCTCTGCCTTCAACTCCTTTTATTGACTCTCCTCTTGCCCTTACTTTAGAAAGGTTAATCGAAACTCCTCCACCAATCGAAGAAAGTTTCATTGAAGAATCAAAAACATATCCAATCCCGCTCAAATTATCTCCCATTTCATCAAGAAAACAAGAAACAAGCTCTCCAGAACGTTTTTTACCAGAATTTAAAAAAGTTGGCGTAGCAGGCTGATATTCTTGATTTATCAACATCAAAGCATACTCTTTTGCCTTTTCAACATTTCCCTGTGCCAAATAAAGCGAAACTGTCGCAATCCTATCTTCATATCTTTCCAAAAATTTCTCTCCAGTATCATCCATCAAAGCATAACTTTGATAAAACTTAGATGCACTCATAAACGAAGCAAATCTAAACTTCTTATCGTAAACCAGCTTAAATACTTCCTTTATCTCATCATGGCTATACATCTCATAAAAATCAATATAATAATCATTTTTTATCAAATATCTCATCTTTTCCTCAAGATTGTGAAAAAACACCGTATTTTTGTTCACATAATCTACAAAATACGAATAAACAGCCTCCTTATCTTTCTCCAGCTGAAAATCCTCCCCTTGTTTTACCATTATCTCGTTATTTAGGTATATCCATTTTTTTGCTCTTTTATCTACCATTTATAATTCTCCTCTATTTAATTAATTTTTATCATTTAAAAATTCTATTATTTCATCAATGTGTTTAGTTGCAGCAACTAATCCTAATTTATAAATAATTGTTTCGTAGTTAATATTGTCAGGATTTTCATTTTTTGTGTGATATTCAACTTCTCCTTCTTGTGATTTTGTACTCATATATTTTAATCCAAAACAACTATGAAATTTTTTATATCTCTCTAAATCATGTTCTAATTTATCTGTTTGAATTGTTCCATTTTCATCTTTCCAATTTTCAAACCAATCTATTACGATAACTTTTTTCTTTTCTTTATCTCTAAAATCTTCAAAAGTAGCATTTAAATGTATATCATTAAAACCACACCCTATAAATATTACACCTTCTGCTTCTGATACTATTGAAACTAATTTACTAAAAAATGTTTTAAAAGGATCGTACATAATTTGTTGTTGTTTATCATAACCAATAACTATTGATTGCCGTATAACGTATTCCCCAGCATCTCTTTTTTCTTTTAAATATGATACATTTTCATTTATTGGCTTAGACAAATCATTTGGAATAGATTTATCCCAAATAATTTTATCATTAATTATTCTATTATGAATAGAACCGTGTACGTGATATAAAAATTCCCACTTTTTTCTAAATAAAATTTCCTTTTTTAAAAATTCACCATCTTCTTTATTAAATCCAACGAAAAAATCTGAAAATATCTCATTTAATAGAGGATCATAATTTGTAGTTATTATACCTATTTCAAAATTTTCACATAAACTTTTATAAAATTTTTCTATATTTTGTCTGTTTGTTTTTCTTTGTTTTTCTTCTTGTTCGACATTTAATACATCAGTTGCAATAATTGAAGATAACCTTCTAGTTACTATCTCAGCAATTTTTTTATATAGTTCTTGAAAATCGTCACTACTATATCCCCTTAATTTATCACTATTTTTAATACTAAAAATTTCATCCATTAAGGGTGTATCATTATTATTTCGTAAATATGAACTTAATTTTAAACATACAAATGCTATTTCCTCAAAATTAGTAAAATTCTTTATTTCTTCTATATATAAACCTAATTTATGTTCTTGTTTTTGAAATAAATAATTTCTTAAAAAAGAGATACTTTGTTCAAATGAAAAATCTTCATTGGTTAAAACTCTCTGGATTTTTTCTAATTCTTTTACTAAATCATCATTTCTCAATATCAAATTTTTTAATTCCTTTAATTTGTCAATTAAATATATATTGTTTCTATATTTTAGTTTTTCAATTCTATTGTAAAATTTTTTATTGTCTTTTATTTCTTCAAGTAAAATGGGATTTTTTAATTTTTCTAATTCTTTTTCTAAATTTTTCTTGCTTTTTTCTTTAAGTTCTTTTATTACTTTATCTAATCTTTTTATTTTTTTATCACTTTTATTATTTAAAATATTCTTAATTACTAAATATAAGTCAAACAGATTTTTGTTAGAATTTTTTAATTGAAATTCTATCACTTCATTTAAACCGTTCATTAAAGGATAACCAACTTCAACTGAACCTCCTGCCCCCACAACTATCAAAATTTTTTTTTTAGATTTCACTTTGTATCATTCCTCTTTTCCAAATAATCTATATAATTTTCCACTTCTGTACTTGTTCCTGACAGCTCAAATTTCATTAATACTGGAATTCCGTATTTTTCCTGAATTTTATCAGCTGCTAGTGCGAAAAATTGTCCCCAGTTTCTGTTTCCGCTAGAACTTACTGATTTTAATAGTTTACTGTTGTTTTCATTTTGTAGAAATTCATTTGTTGTTGCTGGAATTTCTCCAATTTTT
This is a stretch of genomic DNA from Leptotrichia hofstadii. It encodes these proteins:
- the nrdE gene encoding class 1b ribonucleoside-diphosphate reductase subunit alpha, whose translation is MVDKRAKKWIYLNNEIMVKQGEDFQLEKDKEAVYSYFVDYVNKNTVFFHNLEEKMRYLIKNDYYIDFYEMYSHDEIKEVFKLVYDKKFRFASFMSASKFYQSYALMDDTGEKFLERYEDRIATVSLYLAQGNVEKAKEYALMLINQEYQPATPTFLNSGKKRSGELVSCFLDEMGDNLSGIGYVFDSSMKLSSIGGGVSINLSKVRARGESIKGVEGRASGVLPIMKILEDIFSYANQLGQRAGAGAVYLNVFHSDINEFLDSKKINVDEKIRIKSLSIGVIVPDKFMQLAMEDEVCYTFNPHTVFLEYGQYLDEMDMNEMYEKLVDNPNVKKKKINARELLVKISQTQKESGYPYLFFKDNANKEHALKEIGTVKFSNLCTEIMQLSEVSDINAYYEEDTIRRGISCNLGSLNIATVMENKRVKEATKAAIDSLTMVSDLTNIDIVPSIKKANDELHSVGLGAMNLHGYLAKNFIMYESKEALDFCNVFFMMVNFYSLERSMEIAKEKGETFKDFEKSEYANGNYFDKYITKEYMPQTEKIKQLFEGIYIPTKEDWANLKEKVMKHGVYNAYRMAIAPNQSTSYIMNSTASVMPVVDTIEVREYGDSTTFYPMPYLTNDNYFFYKSAYDMDQKNILKLISVIQRHVDQGISTILYTKSTDSTRDLARLYIYAHRLGLKSLYYTRTRKATIEECISCSV
- the nrdI gene encoding class Ib ribonucleoside-diphosphate reductase assembly flavoprotein NrdI, coding for MYIYYDSKTGNVERFIKKMQVQRPDWHFIKINPTMVIENEGHFLTFTTKIGEIPATTNEFLQNENNSKLLKSVSSSGNRNWGQFFALAADKIQEKYGIPVLMKFELSGTSTEVENYIDYLEKRNDTK
- a CDS encoding SIR2 family protein — encoded protein: MKSKKKILIVVGAGGSVEVGYPLMNGLNEVIEFQLKNSNKNLFDLYLVIKNILNNKSDKKIKRLDKVIKELKEKSKKNLEKELEKLKNPILLEEIKDNKKFYNRIEKLKYRNNIYLIDKLKELKNLILRNDDLVKELEKIQRVLTNEDFSFEQSISFLRNYLFQKQEHKLGLYIEEIKNFTNFEEIAFVCLKLSSYLRNNNDTPLMDEIFSIKNSDKLRGYSSDDFQELYKKIAEIVTRRLSSIIATDVLNVEQEEKQRKTNRQNIEKFYKSLCENFEIGIITTNYDPLLNEIFSDFFVGFNKEDGEFLKKEILFRKKWEFLYHVHGSIHNRIINDKIIWDKSIPNDLSKPINENVSYLKEKRDAGEYVIRQSIVIGYDKQQQIMYDPFKTFFSKLVSIVSEAEGVIFIGCGFNDIHLNATFEDFRDKEKKKVIVIDWFENWKDENGTIQTDKLEHDLERYKKFHSCFGLKYMSTKSQEGEVEYHTKNENPDNINYETIIYKLGLVAATKHIDEIIEFLNDKN